Proteins encoded together in one Temnothorax longispinosus isolate EJ_2023e chromosome 5, Tlon_JGU_v1, whole genome shotgun sequence window:
- the LOC139813803 gene encoding sodium-coupled monocarboxylate transporter 1, with the protein MTTHITSMVVDYLVFIGFIVISFVIPLWGNFKTKKKETKANYVFATGSVSMGAMMLSIARGTLGVRSFLGYPSELYYRGSAMWETLYGMLLAYPIVCFIFVPVYYSLGITSVYQYLDMRFKSKLVRCLASFSYVVRSLLNLAVTVFTPCVALKAVIGLPYWASIVGITTISVAFTIIGGLKAAILSDVIQGLTMIGVSAVIIIQGTIKAGGPASVFNVTYERGRLDFFNFDMDPTLRVTTASATLGQLFMSLSIFGCQQNFVQRYCSMSSQRKVVKTMMANMPIIVILFSLSWIVGMVIFTNYADCDPLSLGYISKIDEIVPFYVEDKFSNVPGMLGLVMATLFNSALTLAVSNLSSLATVTFEDFLSHIPAMTALKDTQQLWTIKIIGVIYGLLIIGISFLVAMLSGVIESSMLMTSATSGPLLGVFLLAMLVPCANWKGAAAGMIFSHVTTMWITFGHLSLGTVVEMLPLSTENCQNETFSSWDTKPISLEYSTPNVSSWTTPQENITLLPVDESNKSSNPLNVLYGITYMYYALIGSITTVGVGIIVSLITADAEADKYEEHLLHPTARKIAGLFPGKRRLYASNIRLGNKNDTDVTNATLSSVMSIPDSVEKITPQICVDDRGKQHLHDSYMEKLNALKNVSLDVTNEIGKHTKL; encoded by the exons ATGACGACCCATATCACATCTATGGTGGTGGACTATCTGGTGTTCATCGGGTTCATCGTAATTTCCTTCGTGATACCGCTATGGGGAAACTtcaaaacgaaaaaaaaggagacgAAGGCGAATTACGTGTTCGCCACCGGCAGCGTGTCGATGGGCGCGATGATGCTATCAATCGCACGTGGAACTCTCGGCGTCAGGTCCTTCCTGGGTTATCCTTCGGAGCTGTATTATCGAGGCAGCGCCATGTGGGAGACTCTATACGGAATGCTCTTGGCGTATCCCATCGTCTGCTTCATCTTCGTACCCGTTTACTACAGCCTCGGTATCACGTCAGTCTACCAATATTTGGACATGAG GTTCAAGTCAAAACTAGTCAGATGTCTGGCGAGTTTCTCTTACGTCGTACGGAGTCTCCTGAACTTGGCGGTCACGGTATTCACCCCTTGCGTCGCTCTGAAAGCGGTAATAGGACTTCCATACTGGGCTAGTATTGTGGGAATAACGACTATTTCTGTGGCTTTCACGATCATA GGAGGTTTAAAAGCTGCTATTCTGTCGGACGTTATACAAGGCCTGACAATGATTGGTGTATCTGCGGTCATCATCATTCAGGGAACTATCAAAGCTGGCGGACCGGCTAGTGTCTTCAATGTAACTTACGAGCGCGGACGACTAGATTTCTTCAA ttttgataTGGATCCGACTCTTCGAGTAACGACAGCGTCGGCGACACTAGGTCAGCTCTTCATGAGTTTATCCATTTTCGGATGTCAGCAGAATTTTGTTCAGAGATATTGCAGTATGTCCAGCCAAAGAAAGGTTGTCAA gacAATGATGGCCAACATGCCTATAATTGTGATCTTGTTCTCATTATCTTGGATCGTTGGAATGGTGATTTTTACTAATTACGCCGACTGCGATCCACTCAGTCTGGgatatatttccaaaatcGACGAGATTGTACCGTTCTACGTCGAAGACAAATTCTCCAATGTACCCGGAATGCTAGGTCTGGTAATGGCAACTCTTTTCAACAGCGCCTTGACTTTGGCGGTATCGAATCTCAGTTCTCTCGCAACGGTGACTTTCGAGGATTTCCTGAGTCACATACCTGCGATGACTGCTCTGAAAGACACGCAGCAGCTTTGGACGATCAAAATAATCGGTGTCATCTACGGTTTGCTAATAATCGGTATTAGCTTCTTGGTAGCCATGTTGTCTGGCGTAATAGAATCTTCTATGCTGATGACGTCGGCGACGTCTGGACCTCTTCTCGGTGTATTCCTCCTCGCCATGTTGGTACCTTGCGCCAATTGGAAAGGTGCCGCCGCTGGTATGATTTTCAGCCACGTAACGACGATGTGGATCACCTTCGGTCATCTCAGTTTGGGTACCGTGGTCGAGATGCTACCTCTATCGACGGAAAATTGCCAAAACGAGACGTTTTCCTCATGGGATACCAAACCAATTAGTCTAGAATATTCTACACCGAACGTCTCCAGCTGGACGACACCTCAGGAAAACATTACGTTATTGCCCGTCGATGAGAGCAATAAATCGTCTAATCCTTTAAATGTTCTTTACGGGAttacttatatgtattacGCTCTCATTGGTAGCATAACGACAGTCGGCGTCGGTATCATCGTGAGTTTAATTACGGCTGATGCCGAAGCTGATAAGTACGAGGAGCACTTGCTACATCCTACAGCACGAAAGATAGCGGGATTATTTCCCGGAAAGCGGAGGCTCTACGCCAGCAACATTCGTCTtgggaataaaaatgatacgGACGTCACGAATGCCACCCTTTCCTCGGTGATGTCTATTCCCGATAGTGTCGAGAAGATAACTCCTCAAATATGTGTCGATGATAGAGGAAAGCAACACCTACATGATAGCTATATGGAGAAACTGAACGCGCTAAAGAACGTTTCCCTTGATGTAACCAATGAGATTGGCAAGCACActaaattataa